From the uncultured Trichococcus sp. genome, one window contains:
- a CDS encoding HIT family protein, which produces MKDENCAYCMEGEMVLAFGYPCCELPYSKVYVFKEQSHKGRVIVAYKDHVSELVDITDEERNGYFADIATVANALHRAFSPEKVNYGAYGDTGKHLHFHLVPKYKDDAFEWGSTFEMNPGRVTLTDDAYEALAEEIRANM; this is translated from the coding sequence ATGAAAGATGAAAATTGCGCCTATTGCATGGAAGGCGAAATGGTGTTGGCTTTTGGCTACCCTTGCTGCGAATTGCCATACAGCAAAGTCTACGTTTTTAAAGAACAAAGCCACAAAGGCCGTGTGATTGTTGCCTATAAAGACCACGTGAGCGAATTGGTGGACATCACGGATGAGGAGCGCAACGGCTACTTCGCGGATATCGCTACAGTTGCGAACGCTTTGCACAGAGCCTTCAGCCCTGAAAAGGTCAACTACGGTGCTTATGGCGATACCGGCAAACACCTGCATTTCCACTTGGTGCCTAAATACAAAGATGATGCCTTCGAATGGGGTTCGACTTTCGAAATGAATCCAGGCCGCGTGACCCTGACGGATGATGCTTATGAAGCATTGGCTGAAGAGATCCGCGCAAACATGTAG
- the heR gene encoding heliorhodopsin HeR — MKEITTEKLRRFNLIMGGLHLIQAVAMLFLATNVIQKIGEFSPEISQFYLAFNPDTRSLETASRVLFELPFGFMVASFLFISAFAHALVSIPNKLNEIYNADLAKGINKFRWFEYALSSSIMIVLIATLFGIYDIASLILIFIVNATMNLFGLVMEQLNVGHSKDNIEWGPFIWGSIAGIAPWIAILLYMFGTGNFGEVPWFVWAIVGTYFVAFNTFPINMILQYKKVGKWADYLYGERVYIVLSLVAKSILAWLVLFGAMQP; from the coding sequence ATGAAAGAGATCACGACAGAAAAACTACGGCGCTTCAATCTGATCATGGGTGGACTCCACCTGATCCAAGCAGTCGCAATGCTGTTTTTGGCAACAAATGTCATCCAGAAAATCGGCGAGTTCAGTCCTGAAATCAGCCAATTCTATTTGGCCTTCAATCCCGACACGCGCTCATTGGAGACTGCCTCGCGTGTCCTTTTCGAATTGCCGTTTGGATTCATGGTAGCTTCGTTTCTTTTCATTTCCGCCTTCGCGCATGCCTTGGTTTCTATTCCGAACAAGCTTAATGAAATCTATAATGCTGATTTGGCGAAGGGCATCAATAAATTTCGCTGGTTCGAGTATGCGCTCAGCTCGTCAATCATGATTGTCCTGATTGCGACGCTGTTCGGCATCTACGATATTGCTTCGCTCATTCTGATCTTCATCGTGAACGCCACCATGAATCTCTTCGGGCTTGTGATGGAACAGTTGAATGTGGGACACTCAAAAGACAACATTGAGTGGGGACCGTTCATCTGGGGCTCGATTGCCGGAATCGCGCCTTGGATTGCCATCCTGCTCTACATGTTCGGGACCGGCAATTTCGGAGAGGTGCCTTGGTTTGTCTGGGCAATCGTCGGCACTTATTTTGTAGCTTTCAATACTTTTCCGATCAACATGATTTTGCAGTACAAAAAAGTCGGGAAATGGGCGGACTACCTCTACGGGGAGCGGGTCTATATCGTGCTCAGTCTGGTTGCGAAATCGATTCTTGCCTGGCTTGTGCTTTTCGGGGCGATGCAGCCATAA
- a CDS encoding YkoF family thiamine/hydroxymethylpyrimidine-binding protein, producing MTSGQFSFLPIGSGDYMKEIRQVLEIIEKSGLENEVGLLSTTVKGKPEKVLKLISEIYEAMDGRCDFTLDVKISNLCGCK from the coding sequence ATGACATCGGGTCAGTTCTCATTCCTACCGATCGGAAGTGGGGATTATATGAAAGAAATACGTCAGGTGCTGGAGATTATAGAAAAATCCGGGTTGGAGAATGAGGTGGGATTGCTGTCGACTACTGTCAAAGGGAAACCGGAAAAAGTGCTGAAACTTATCAGTGAAATCTATGAGGCGATGGATGGACGCTGTGATTTTACGTTGGACGTAAAAATTTCCAATTTATGCGGGTGCAAATAA
- a CDS encoding deoxyribodipyrimidine photo-lyase, with product MIPEERIKQLNEKKIALEQPYVVYWMQSSQRAEYNHALEYAIRQANLLEKPLVVYFGITDGFPEANGRHYAFMLEGLKETKAALEQRGIQMLIRKISPEQGALEISGLAALLVMDRGYLRIERQWRAALAEGAECAVVQVESNVVVPVELASPKEEYSAATLRSKLKKILPHCLAPLEETVCQHPSLAFELPFEAYDVSDTEKALAGLAIDRSVPPVSDYIGGTEEAKRLLEDFIENKLAGYSERKNRPGESFTSNLSPYLHFGQISPLYIYRRLMGMDSESQQSFLEELVVRRELAVNFVYYNDQYDSYAAVPDWAKKTLDKHLADEREYLYSLEELEAAKTHDDYWNAAQLEMNLTGKMHGYMRMYWAKKILEWSSMPEEAYRKAIYLNNKYLLDGRDPNGFAGVSWCFGKHDRPWGERAIFGNVRFMNDKGLKRKFDMQLYLDQVAERARKRN from the coding sequence ATGATACCGGAAGAAAGAATCAAGCAATTGAATGAAAAGAAAATAGCGTTGGAGCAGCCATATGTCGTCTACTGGATGCAGAGTTCGCAGCGGGCGGAATACAACCATGCCTTGGAATATGCCATCCGCCAGGCGAACCTGCTCGAGAAGCCGTTGGTCGTCTACTTCGGGATCACGGATGGTTTTCCGGAAGCCAATGGGCGCCACTATGCCTTCATGCTGGAAGGGCTGAAGGAAACAAAGGCCGCCTTGGAGCAACGCGGTATCCAAATGCTGATCCGGAAAATATCGCCGGAACAAGGAGCATTGGAAATTTCCGGATTGGCGGCCCTGTTGGTAATGGATCGCGGCTATCTGCGGATCGAGCGGCAATGGCGCGCTGCCTTGGCCGAGGGTGCCGAATGCGCCGTCGTCCAGGTCGAAAGCAACGTTGTTGTCCCAGTCGAATTGGCTTCTCCGAAAGAGGAATATTCCGCTGCGACTTTGCGCTCCAAACTGAAGAAAATCCTGCCGCATTGTTTGGCGCCATTGGAGGAGACCGTCTGCCAACATCCATCACTCGCATTCGAGCTTCCGTTCGAGGCCTATGATGTTTCGGATACCGAAAAGGCCTTGGCCGGTTTGGCTATAGACCGCAGTGTCCCGCCCGTTTCGGACTATATCGGCGGAACTGAGGAAGCCAAACGCTTGCTGGAGGATTTCATCGAAAATAAATTGGCAGGATACAGCGAACGGAAGAACCGTCCCGGCGAGTCCTTCACCTCCAACCTGAGTCCTTATCTCCATTTCGGCCAGATTTCACCGCTCTATATTTACCGCAGACTGATGGGGATGGACAGCGAAAGTCAGCAGAGTTTCCTCGAGGAACTGGTCGTCAGGCGGGAACTGGCCGTCAATTTCGTTTACTACAATGACCAATACGATTCCTATGCAGCCGTGCCGGATTGGGCCAAAAAGACGCTGGACAAGCACTTGGCGGATGAACGGGAATATTTGTATTCTTTGGAGGAATTGGAAGCGGCCAAGACCCATGACGACTATTGGAATGCCGCGCAGCTGGAGATGAACCTGACCGGTAAGATGCACGGGTATATGCGCATGTATTGGGCAAAAAAAATCTTGGAGTGGAGCAGCATGCCGGAGGAAGCCTATCGCAAAGCGATTTATCTGAACAACAAGTATTTGTTGGACGGCCGCGATCCGAACGGGTTTGCCGGAGTGAGCTGGTGCTTCGGAAAACACGACCGGCCGTGGGGAGAACGTGCCATCTTCGGCAATGTCCGTTTCATGAACGACAAAGGCCTGAAGCGCAAGTTTGATATGCAGCTGTATCTGGATCAGGTTGCGGAACGGGCACGCAAACGCAACTAA
- a CDS encoding helix-hairpin-helix domain-containing protein produces MKELQQIPGIGPKLAATLVSLGINTIADLRDKDPKELYERLNRITGQRQDPCVLYTFRCAVYYATEPNPDPEKLKWWNWKNV; encoded by the coding sequence ATGAAAGAACTGCAGCAAATTCCCGGCATCGGGCCGAAGCTGGCGGCCACTCTTGTCTCATTGGGCATAAATACAATCGCTGATCTGCGGGACAAGGATCCAAAGGAACTCTATGAGCGTTTGAACCGGATAACCGGCCAGCGTCAGGATCCCTGCGTACTGTACACTTTCCGCTGCGCCGTCTATTATGCGACCGAACCGAATCCGGATCCCGAAAAGTTGAAGTGGTGGAACTGGAAAAACGTATAG
- a CDS encoding carboxymuconolactone decarboxylase family protein, whose protein sequence is MAQEFYKKIYSVREFYTILYEGVRTMKYMIKAKKKKELSPEFIERIMLGVTEVNGCEVCSYAHTKMALEQGMAAEEIQQLLAGSADEIPVDEMPAYLFAQHYADRRGYPTEESWDRIVSLYGEDKAKGILGAIRAIMVGNAHGIAISAFMSRLKGKAVKKSSLLYELTMMLSIVVYLPLTLLQAVIDGLFKRPIISF, encoded by the coding sequence ATGGCGCAGGAATTCTACAAGAAAATATACTCGGTGCGGGAATTTTATACGATTTTGTATGAAGGGGTCCGCACAATGAAATACATGATCAAGGCCAAAAAGAAAAAAGAATTAAGTCCGGAATTCATCGAAAGGATCATGTTGGGGGTGACGGAAGTCAATGGCTGCGAAGTTTGCTCCTATGCCCACACGAAGATGGCTCTCGAGCAGGGGATGGCTGCGGAAGAAATCCAGCAATTGTTGGCGGGATCCGCCGATGAAATCCCTGTTGACGAAATGCCTGCTTACCTTTTCGCCCAGCATTATGCCGACCGGAGAGGCTATCCCACCGAAGAATCCTGGGATCGGATCGTTTCGCTTTACGGGGAAGACAAAGCCAAAGGGATTTTGGGCGCCATTCGGGCCATCATGGTCGGCAATGCGCATGGGATCGCAATTAGTGCCTTTATGAGCCGCTTGAAGGGCAAAGCTGTCAAAAAGAGCAGTCTGTTGTATGAATTAACGATGATGCTGAGCATCGTTGTCTATCTGCCGCTGACTTTGCTTCAAGCGGTGATTGACGGCCTGTTCAAAAGGCCAATCATCAGTTTCTGA
- a CDS encoding DUF2238 domain-containing protein: MARNGKKAEPLHIILLVLFVIAYIFSAIQPLDRLAWTGQMTPAILLVALLVGTYRKFRFSTFVYVMAFLHALLLLYGAHYTYSQNPLFNQLKEQFAWERNYFDRVGHFAQGFVPAFMAKEFLLRGGYVKKGKLLMLIVILSCLGFSAAYELSEFAIVKIMDVPPDDVMGTQGDAFDSLWDMIWALIGASLAVFVFGHFHNNQMEQMGDG; this comes from the coding sequence ATGGCGAGAAACGGCAAAAAGGCAGAACCTCTGCATATAATCCTTTTGGTGCTTTTCGTTATAGCGTACATTTTTTCGGCCATCCAACCGCTGGACAGGCTGGCTTGGACAGGACAGATGACGCCTGCAATACTGCTCGTAGCGTTGCTGGTAGGGACGTACAGGAAGTTCCGTTTCAGCACCTTCGTCTACGTGATGGCTTTTCTGCATGCCTTATTGTTGCTGTACGGCGCGCACTACACTTACTCCCAGAATCCGTTGTTCAATCAATTGAAGGAACAGTTCGCTTGGGAGCGCAATTACTTCGACAGGGTGGGGCACTTCGCCCAAGGGTTCGTGCCAGCTTTTATGGCCAAGGAATTTTTGTTGCGGGGCGGCTACGTCAAGAAAGGCAAACTGCTGATGCTTATCGTCATTCTGTCCTGCCTCGGCTTCAGCGCAGCTTATGAGCTGAGTGAATTCGCGATCGTCAAAATTATGGATGTGCCTCCCGATGATGTGATGGGGACACAGGGTGACGCCTTCGACAGCCTCTGGGATATGATTTGGGCCTTGATTGGTGCGAGCCTGGCGGTGTTCGTGTTCGGCCACTTTCACAACAACCAAATGGAACAGATGGGGGATGGTTAA
- a CDS encoding CPBP family intramembrane glutamic endopeptidase — translation MKRNVWLYLLVSFSWTWACWIGGAFLIKLNGYALDTDATLFEVIGAIGSEQSAFPQLLFALGVFGPILGSVVAGKPFKDFFSLKERSFILYAWVIPLVIVIPTLLMSFLFSKVPEGKVTFSSAASTIGLYFLSNLLTSGTEEFGWRGFLYPYLRKREKSFWKATWKGGFIWAAWHYPFLIVLYMGQGMFVLLLYLIGFTAGIIAMNYLTNFVFEKTESIPTVMAMHALNNTTNYAVLLFFPGTPFMILVHLTTWAVVGYMEKKHHLD, via the coding sequence ATGAAACGAAATGTCTGGCTATATCTGCTGGTGTCCTTCAGCTGGACATGGGCTTGTTGGATCGGTGGAGCTTTCCTCATCAAGCTGAACGGTTATGCTTTGGACACAGATGCCACACTATTCGAAGTGATCGGAGCGATCGGCAGTGAGCAATCCGCCTTTCCGCAGCTTTTGTTTGCTTTGGGTGTATTCGGACCGATTTTGGGAAGTGTGGTTGCGGGGAAACCGTTTAAAGACTTTTTTTCTTTAAAGGAGCGTTCTTTCATCCTCTATGCCTGGGTGATTCCGTTAGTGATTGTGATCCCAACGTTGCTCATGAGCTTCTTGTTCAGCAAGGTGCCGGAAGGAAAGGTGACTTTTAGCAGCGCGGCAAGCACAATCGGTCTGTATTTTCTGTCGAACCTGCTGACGAGCGGGACGGAGGAATTTGGCTGGCGTGGCTTTCTTTATCCCTATTTGCGGAAACGGGAAAAAAGTTTCTGGAAGGCTACTTGGAAGGGTGGATTCATCTGGGCAGCTTGGCATTATCCTTTTTTGATTGTTTTATATATGGGACAAGGAATGTTCGTATTGCTACTATATTTGATCGGATTTACTGCGGGTATCATTGCGATGAACTATCTGACCAATTTCGTATTTGAGAAGACCGAGTCGATCCCGACCGTGATGGCCATGCATGCGCTAAATAACACCACCAACTATGCGGTGCTGCTGTTCTTTCCAGGGACCCCATTCATGATACTAGTGCATCTGACAACTTGGGCGGTGGTCGGTTATATGGAAAAGAAGCACCACTTGGATTGA